In Labrys monachus, the genomic stretch GGAATGCCGGCCTCGGTTGAGAGCCCCGCGCCCGTGAAGGCGACCACGCGCCCTGCCCGTCCCAGCATCGCCTCGAAGCGGGCGAAATCCTCGTCCGGCGCAGCCTGCCCGTCGTCCGCCCCGTTTCGCATTGCCCCCGCCATGATCACGCCGTCCGCCGGGCCGACACGGCTCCACGCAGGGGATATGGTACCGGCAGCGGCGAACCGAAAGGCTTTCCCGGCGCCGCCAGGCGAACGGCCGCGACGTCTCTGCCTTCCCGGTGATATGATGATATGACATTTTATCGCCGCAAGGCCGGCGAGCCGCTGGCGAGCGACCGGCCGGCCCGCTATAAAGCCGCGAGCCTCCAGATGCCTCCGGAGGTCCGCATTTTACGCTAAGTCATTGAAAGGACTGGCCATGAAGTACTTGCATACGATGGTGCGCGTGCATGACCTCGACGCATCGATGAAATTCTATGTCGATGTCTTCGGCCTTGTCGAGGCGCGCCGCATCGAGAACGAGAAGGGCCGCTTCACCCTGGTGTTCCTCGTCGCCTCGGAAGACCTGGAGGCATTCCGGTCCGGCAAGGCGCCCGCCCTCGAGTTGACCTACAACTGGGACACCGAGGACTACGGCAGCGCCCGCAACTTCGGCCATCTCGCCTATGAGGTCGACAACATCTACGACTTCTGCGCCAAGCTGCAGGCGGCCGGCGTGACCATCAACCGCCCGCCCCGCGACGGCAACATGGCCTTCGTACGTTCGCCCGACCTGATCTCGATCGAGATCCTGCAGAAGGGCGATTCCCTGCCGCCGGCCGAGCCCTGGGCCTCGATGCCGAACACCGGCGTGTGGTGATCGGCGCGAAAACGCCCTGAAACCGGCCTGAATCGCCTGTTTTCATCGAAATGCAAAAAGGCGGCATATTCCACTTGCCGCCTTCCCTCCACCCCTCTATATGTCCGCGCCGCCGCGCCCTTCGTCTATCGGTCAGGACGCCACCCTTTCACGGTGGAGAGAGGGGTTCGATTCCCCTAGGGCGCGCCAGCATTTCGGACCCATGCTAAGTAGCTGAAACTAAAGAGAAATCGGTTACACAAAAACCGACGTGTCCCCCAGCTATCCCCCGATGTTTCCCCCAATAGTTGGTCCGGGTTTTTCAACGAGGCCGTCCCCCGTCGCAGCCGCTGATACCTTTCTAAGTCAAGCCCGAGGTTGCAAGCCCATGGTTGGCGGTAATCTGGCGGCCGATAAGACGGTCGGCGTCATGCATGATCACGCCAGGCCGGAGACCCCGGCGGTGAGAACGCTAAATCACCTCCGGACGCCCCTCGTTCCCCCTGCATTGGTAACCCCTGCATTGGTAAAAGGCGACCTGCCTTAGTCATGCCGTCAGCGACGGCATGCCTGAAGATGGAGGGGCAAGATCAATCCCTTTGGGTGGACATGGATCTGAAACCCTGCGGCGTCGATATACGCTAGAGCCCCCGGTTTCCAAGGTGCCCGACGCTGGCGTCGTAAAACTCGGCGACCAGACTTTGGGAGGACAGCCGCCGCGCTCCTGGCAGCCTGTCCCGTCCGGTCCCCCCTCCCCGCAGCCATGCTGGCCCAGCC encodes the following:
- a CDS encoding VOC family protein; translation: MKYLHTMVRVHDLDASMKFYVDVFGLVEARRIENEKGRFTLVFLVASEDLEAFRSGKAPALELTYNWDTEDYGSARNFGHLAYEVDNIYDFCAKLQAAGVTINRPPRDGNMAFVRSPDLISIEILQKGDSLPPAEPWASMPNTGVW